A window of the Macrobrachium rosenbergii isolate ZJJX-2024 chromosome 43, ASM4041242v1, whole genome shotgun sequence genome harbors these coding sequences:
- the LOC136828996 gene encoding E3 ubiquitin-protein ligase RNF12-B-like — MKFLPVPPEYDVQWPPRSIPDPIPVPRPASVPVPGPQSDLPPGDGKSLPVPLACTEQCQAPSVLTEEHKKLLIVPDPALVPVPEYAPDLHSRDPTQDPFSSPSLAPLPVLVREMVPLDHSGSSPKGAAS; from the coding sequence atgaagttcctaccagtgccacctgagtacgatgtacagtggccccctcgatcgattCCCGATCCAATCCCAGTGCCccgccctgcctcagtgccagtgccagggccccaatcagatctccctccaggagatggCAAATCCCTGCccgtgccacttgcatgcactgagcagtgccaagctccgtccgtacTGACCGAGGAGCACAAGAAACTActaatagtgcctgaccctgccttagtgccagtgccagagtacgcccccgatctccattcaagggatccaactcaggacccctttTCTTCTCCCAGCCTGGCACCTCTACCAGTGTTGGTAAGAGAgatggttcctctcgaccacagcggaagttcacctaaGGGTGCAGCCTCgtaa